The Candidatus Methylomirabilota bacterium genome includes the window TGGCGGAGTTGCCTGATCCGCGCCGCGAAGAACGTGTCGAGCCGGTTGCTCCAGGGCGCGACGTGCTGCAGCGGCACGACCAGGCTCAGGTTGACCCGGTCCGGCCCCAGAGGGTTCAGGATGGCGTAGTCCGGCGGATCGACGAAGATCTCGCCGACGTCGCGGCAGTCGGCCAGTCCCCGGACATAGGCCACGAGCGCCATGCGTTGCAGCCGGTGGGGCCGGCGGCAGCCCAGCTGATGCGCGACCACCGAGCCGCGGCCATCGGCGCCGACGACGAGAGGGGCCCGCAGGGGCTGAGCGCGTCCGGCCGTGTCCACGGCGGTGACGCCAACCACTTGCCCGCCCTCCCAGAGCAGGTCGCTGACCCGCGCTTGTTCGCGGACGTCGACCGGAAGCGCGCGCAGGCGATCCACCAGCACCGCATCCAGGATCGTGCGACTGAGGCCCAGAGCGTGATCACGATAGGGTCTGAAGGGGCCGACGGCATGGTAGCGACCGGTCACAACGGTGCCGTCGGGCGCGGTGATGCGCATGCCCACGAGCGGCGCCGCGCCGGCCAGGTCCACCGTCTTGAGCACCCCCAGCCGGTCGAGGATGCGCGCGGCCTCGGGGCTGAGGTACTCCCCGCAGAGCTTGGGCCGGGGAAACCGAGCCCGATCGAGCACCACGACTTCCAGTCCGCGCTCGGCGAGCAGGATGGCGGTGGCGGCGCCGGCCGGCCCCGCGCCCACGACGATGACGTCGAAGCTCGGGCTCATGACGCCACCGCCACGACGCGCCCCAGCCAGGGGTAACGTCGCACGTCGAGATCTCTCACGCCGGCCCGGGAGGCGATCGACCGGAGCTCCTGCGGGGAATAGGCACGGCGGACCGAAAGCGGTCCGTCGTGGCGGGCGAACGGGTGGCGCGTGAACAGCCGCGTGACGAGCCACACCAGGGCCAGGGTGACGCGACTCCGCAGCAGATCGTTGATGACGACGCCCCGGCGGGCGGCCGCGCGCATCTCGGCGAGGCTTCGGGCGGCCGCGTCGGGCTCGAGGTGATGGAGCAGCAGCGACGAGGTCACGACGTCGGCGGCGCCCGGCCGAAACGGCAGCGCGCTGGCGTCCGCCCGCACTGCCGCCAGCCCCGGCCGCGGGCGAACCAGGCCGTCGCGGTCCACGACGATCGCGGCCAGCGCTCGGCCGCGGCGTCGGGCGTGGGCGATCAGGCGCGTGGCCAGATCGCCCCGGCCGCCGCCCACGTCGATGATCCGCAGCGGCGCGCCGCGCGGGGCCGTGGCGATCAATCGGTCGATTGCCCGCTCGCTCAGGCGATAGCCACCGAACCAGCTGTTCAGACGATGGATGTCGGCGAGCGAGGCCTCGCGATCGGCTCGGAGCACCGGGCCATCCAGATGTTCGCGGGCGCCGTGTCGGCGAGACAGCATGGCTTCGTCACCAGCGCAGCAGGGCGCCCTCGGCCGTGAAGCCGGGGCCGAGCCCGATCATGAGGCCCCAATCGCCGGGCATCGGCGACGCGGCCCGCAGCGTCTCTTCGAGGACGAAGAGAATCGTCGCGGAGGACATGTTGCCGTACTTCCGCAGCACCGTCCGGGCATGCGTCATTTCGTCCTCGCCGAGGCCGAGGAGGCCGGCCGCTCGCTCCAGCACCCGGCGGCCGGCCGAGTGCAGCACCCAGTAGCGGATGTCCTCCTGCTTGAGGCCCTGAGCCTCCATGAGCACCCGGGCCATGTCCTTGAGCATGGCTGGCCCGATCCGGCGCACCTCCTTGGACAGCACGATCCGGGGACGGCCGCCCGGGTATTCGAACCCCATCGCGTCGAGGTGCTCCGGGCGGAAGAGCGTCCGGTGGACCACGATGGCTGGTCCCGGGGCCTCGACGGTCAGGGCCAGGGCGCCGGCGCCATCGGCGAAGATGGCGTGGGCCACCGCCGACTCCAGGCGGTGGTCCAGATAGTACGCCGCCGAGCAGATCTCGACGGCTACGACGAGCGCCCGGTGACTGGGAAAGGCCCGCAGGTGATTCCAGGCCTGCTGCAGGGCGACCATCGCCGACGCACACCCGGTGTCGCCGATGTGGGCGCGCTGGACATCGGGACGACAGCCCAGCCGTGCGACCAGGTGCGCATCCAAACTGGGAGTCAGCCGCCCGGTGCACGTCGTGGTCACCAGAAGATCGAGGTCGCCGACGCCCCAGCCCGCGCGCATCAGGGCCCGGCGCGCCGCCGCCTCTCCCAGCCCCAGCGCCCCCTCGGCGAACCGGGCTTGCATCTCGTCCACGGTCTCGTCGGGCTTGAACCGCGCGGGATCGATGCACAGGTACCGGCTCTCGATGTCGCTGCGCTCGAAGAAGCCGCGGCGCTGCGCATCGGCGTAGCCGGCCAGGGCGAGGAGGTCGGCCTGCGTGAAGCGATGCGGCGGCGAGGCCGTCGCCACCGCCGCAACCCGCGGATACGTCATGGGCGTCTCGCTCGACATGGGAGGTTCGCGTAAGATTGGGTCGACAGACCCGAGGATACTGCGAGGGCCCGTTCCATGCCACTGTTCAGCTTCGAAGGAAAGCGCCCACGGGTGCATCCCTCTGCCTTCATCGCACCGACGGCCGTGTTGATCGGCGACGTCACCGTCGAAGCGAACGCATCGGTGTGGTACAACGCCGTCGTGCGCGCGGATTTCGGGCCGGTGGTCATCCGGCGCGGCGCCAACGTCCAGGATTGCGCGGTCGTTCACGTCACCCCCGTGAATCCCGTGGAGATCGGCGCCGGCGCTACCGTGGGCCATACCTGCGTCATCCACGGCGCCGTGCTGGAGGACGAGGCGCTGGTCGGCAACGGCGCGACCGTGCTCGACGGCGCGCGCATCGGGGCGCGGGCCATGGTGGCGGCCGGGGCGCTGGTGACGCCCGGTACCGCCATCCCGGCCGACGTCCTGGCCGTGGGAGCGCCGGCACGAGTGAAGGGGCCGCTGGCCGGCACGGCCGCCGAGTTCTGGGTACGCGCCAATCCCAGCGGCTACCAGGCGCTGGCCCAGCGACACAAGGCCGGCGTCGGCCCCGTCGACGCATGACGCTCATCCATCCCGAGCGACACTTCACCGGCAATCGCGCCGTCCGCGACCTGGTGCTGGGCATGGCCGACGGCCTCACCGTGCCCTTCGCGCTGGCCGCCGGGCTCAGCGGGGCCATCGACACCACGTGGATCATCGTGGTGGCCGGGCTCGCCGAGATCGCAGCCGGGGCCATCGCCATGGGGCTGGGCGGGTACCTGGCGGCGCGCAGCGATGCCGAGCACTACGAGAGCGAGCGGCGCCGGGAGCAGCGCGAGGTGCGCGACAAGCCCCAGGCCGAGGCCGCCGAGGTGTTCGCAGTGCTGGAGGCCTACGGCGTGAAGGCCGAAGCGGCGACACCGCTCGTGCAGGCCCTGCAGCGCGACCCCGATCGGTGGGTGGACTTCATGATGCGCTTCGAGCTCGGGCTGGAGCGCCCGGACCCCCGGCGGGCGCTGCGCAGCGCCATCACCATCGGCGGCGCCTACGTCCTGGGGGGCCTCATCCCGCTGTGGCCGTACATGGTGATCGGGCACGTCATCACCGCGCTGACCGTCTCCTCGGCGGTGACCATCGTCGCCCTGCTCGTGTTCGGGTACGTCAAAGGACGGTTCACCGGCGCCCCACCCATCCCCAGCGCTCTGGGAACCGCCCTCATCGGCGGCGTCGCCGCCGGGGTGGCCTTCGCCATCGCCCAGGCCATCACCTGATTCGGCCCGCGGCGGCTAGCTGACCCGCGTAACGACCTGCTCGTCCGAGAGCAGGGCGAAGATCCGGCGCAGCAACGTCTCGTGGTCGGCGATGTTGTGAGGGAACAGTCGCAGCTGGGTGAGGGTGATCAGGTCGACGGTGTGCAGAGCGTCCCCGCCGGCCGTCGCCATCGCCTGGAAGCACGAGCGCCCCGGCGCCGGATGGTCGGTGACCACGATGAGCTGGAGCATCGGACACCGACGGCGCGCGATCGCGAACAGAGACGACCCTCGCCGTTGGCTCTCCAGCGCGATGAATGCTTCGACGAACGGCTTGTAGGTGACGCCCAGCGGCACCTCGCGCTCCACACCATCGGCGTCGGGCACGTTGATGCTCAAGCGCGGGACGATGTCGTCGCGGACGAAGCGAAACCGTGCACGCTCGGGGAGGAGCGCCTTCACCTGGTAGCGAGCGCGGCGGAACATCGACTCCACCAGGGCCATCGCGATCCGGTCTTTGGCTTCGGTGACGTCCACGGTCACGACAGAGAGCAAGAGGAGGGCCAGGGTCAGGCCGCCTGCGGCCTCGTCCTTTCAGCTAGTTGGGCGTCGGATCGGTGTCGTCGGGGTGTCAGCCTGGCAGGCGCCGATCGCGGGTCGACAGGGTTGTCAGCGCCCCTGGAAGCGTGGGGCCCGCTTCTCCTTGAACGCCGCCACCCCTTCGGCGTGGTCAATTGTTTGCCGCACCACCGCCATGTGCGAGGAGACCAGATCCAGATGCGTGCGGAGGTCGAGGCGGAGGCTCTGGTAGACCAGGCGCTTGATCATTCGGATCGGGATCTGCGGGCCCTCGGCGATCTGCCGGGCGAGCGCATAGGTCGCCTCGGCCAGCTCGGAGGTGGGGACCACGCGGTTGACGATGCCCAGCCGCAGCGCCTCGGCCGCCTCGATGAAGTCCGCCGTCCACAGCAGCTCCAGGGCCTTGGCGGGCCCGACCAGCCGCGGCAGGAAGTAGGTGTCGCCATCGCCGGGCACGAGCCCGACCTTCACGTAGCCCGTCGAGAAGCGCGCATCCTGAACGGCCACGCGCACATCGCACATGAGGCACATGCCCATCCCGGCGCCGACGGCCAGGCCGTTGACCATGGCGATGACCGGCTTGTCCATCGCCTCGAGGGTCCGGGGCACGCGGTGGATGTTCTCCCAGAGCTGGTTCTTGTGCTCGAGCGGGGTCGGCGCCCCTTGTCCCATGCGTCCGACGTCGCCGCCGGCGCAGAAGGCGCGGCCGGCGCCAGTGACGACGACCACGTGCACGGCGTCGTCGGCCTGGGCCTCGGCGAGAGAGCGGGCCCAGGCGTCGATCATGGGGCCGGTGAACGCGTTGAGCTTGTCCGGCCGGTTCAGCGTGATGGTGGCGATACGGTCCTTCACCTCGTAGAGCAGATCGCTCATCCGCGCCTCCGCGCCGCTCAGTCTTTGGGCAGGCCGAGCACGCGCTCGCTCAGGATGTTTCTCAGAATCTCCGACGTGCCGGCCCGGATCCCGCTGGCCTGGGCCAGCAGCGCATAGAATTCCCACTGCCCCTCGTCGAGCGCCCACCGGGAGCCGGCGGTGAGCTGCGAGACGGGCCCCAGCACCTCGGTGGCCGTCTGGGCCAGCTCCTGATCCACCTGGCTCCAGAAGAGCTTGGACGTCGAGCCTTCCGGCCCCGGCTGGCCGCCGCGCAGGATCTTGGTCAAGCTGCGATAGGCGTTGAGCTGCAGCGCTTGCTCGCCGATCCACAGGCCCGCGACCTTCTGGCGAACGACGCGATCCGGGGCCCGGCCGTGCTCCTGCACGAGGCGCACGAGGCGCTGGACGGCCGTGCGAAGCGAGACGTGCCGGATGAAGGTGAGGAGGTCGCGCTCGTAGGCCAGCGTGGTGATGGCTACGGCCCACCCCTCGTTGAGCCGGCCGACCAGGTTCTCGGCGGGCACGCGCACGCCGTCGAAGAACACCTCGTTGAATTCGGCCTCCCCGGTCATCTGGCGCAACGGCCGCACCGTGATCCCGGGCGAGCGCATGTCGACCAGCAGGAAGCTGATGCCTTTGTGCCGCGGCGCTTGCGGGTCGGTGCGGACCAGGAGGAAGCACCAGTCGGCGACGTGCGCCATGCTCGTCCAGACCTTCTGCCCGGTGACGACGAACGTGTCACCGTCTCGCCCGGCCCGTGTCTGGAGGTTGGCCAGGTCGGATCCCGCATTCGGCTCGGAAAAACCCTGACACCACAGATCCTCCGCCGTCAGGATCCGGGACAGGAACCGTTGCTGTTGGGCGGGAGTGCCGTACTTCATCAGAGTCGGGCCGAGCATGGAGAGCCCGCCTCGATTGACCGGCTGGGGCGACTCGGCGCGCGCCATCTCCTGGTAGAGGATGATCTGCTCCACCAGCGTGGCCCCGCGGCCACCGAACTCGCGTGGCCAGTCGATGCCGACGTAGCCGGCCTCGTACATGGTCTTCTGCCAGGCCCGCAGCTTGCGGATCTCGGCCTGATCGGCGCGGGAGGCGGCGAAGCCCCGCCCGCGCAGATCGTCGGGCAGCGTGCGCTCGAGCCACTGCCGGACCTCCTTGCGGAAGGCCTCTTGCTCCGGCGTGAAATCGAAGTCCATCAGTCTTCCTCCCGCCGCGATTGTCCCGGCGGATCGCCTCGGACGACGGGGCCCCAGCCCCGCGACGTCCTGCGGCTCGCACGACCTGTCCATTTGCTCGCCTCGGACGGCGGGGCCCCAGCCCCGCGACGTCCTGCGGCTCGCACGACCTGTCCATCGGCTCGCCTCGGACGACGGGGCCCCCGCCCCGCGACGTCCTGCGGCTCGCACTACCACATCACGCACCCGCCGTCGACCATGAGGGCCTGGCCCGTGATGTAGCGGGCCTCGTCGGAGGCCAGGAAGACGGCGGCCGCGCCGATGTCCTCCGGCTCCTGCTCGCACTTCATCGGCACGATGTCGCTGACCCGCTTGTCGAACACCTGTCGCGGCGTGAGGCCGGCGAAGGCCGGGTTGGTCTGGGCGATGTGGGCGGCCAGCTTCTGCCAGAAGTCGGTCCACAGGACGCCGGGACAGATGGCGTTCACGGTGATCCGGTGGGCGGCCAGCTCCTTGGCCACCACCCGCGTGAACGTGATCACCCCCTGCTTGGCCACGCTGTAGGCGGGCATGGTCACCGCCGCCAGGGGGCCCGCGATGGAGGCGATGTTGATGATCCGCCCGGCCTTGCGCTCGATGAAGTACGGCGCGACGGCCTTGCAGGCGAGGAACACCGACTTGGTATTGACGGCGAAGGTCCGATCCCAGTCCTCCTCGGTGTTGTTGGTGAAGGGCATGCCGGGCGGAGCGGCCATGCCGGCGTTGTTCACGAGGATGTCGATCTTGCCGAACGATTCGCGCGTGCGGTCGACCATCGTCTTGACGTCGGCGGCGCTCGTCACGTCGGCCTTCATGGCCATCGCCTTCCGGCCCAGCCCCTTGATCTCGTCGGCGACCTTCTCGGCGTTCAGGACCTGGATGTCGGGGATGGCGATGTCCGCGCCCTCGCGGGCCATAGCCATCGCGATCCCCCGCCCGATGCCACTGCCTCCGCCCGTGATGATCGCCACCTTGCCGCTGAGCCGCATGCGCGTCCTCCGATCTCCTATAATCCAAGCCTTCCAAGCCTTCGGGAGGCCCAATGACAGCACAGCCGCTCAGAAGCCGCAACTGGTTCGGGCGCCGGGACCTCGATGGATTCGTCCATCGCTCCTGGCTGAAGACCGAGGGGTTCAGCGACCTCGTGTTCGACGGCCGCCCCGTGATCGGCATTGCCAACTCCTGGTCCGAGCTCACCACCTGCAACGCCCACCTGCGCCAGGTCGCCGACGCGGTCAAGCGCGGAGTGTGGAGCGCGGGAGGCTTCCCGCTGGAGTTCCCCACCATCTCGCTGGGCGAAGTCCTCATGAAGCCCACCACCATGCTGTTCCGCAACCTCATGGCCATGGACGTCGAGGAGTGCCTGCGGGCCTATCCGCTGGACGCGGTGGTGCTCCTGTCCGGCTGCGACAAGACCACCCCCGCCATGCTGATGGGCGCGGCCTCCGCCGACATCCCGGCGATCATGGTCACCGGCGGGCCGATGCTGCGGGGCAAGTGGCGCACCGAAGAGCTGGGGTCGGGCACCGATGCCTGGCGGCTGTGGGCCGAACGACGGGCCGGGCGGCTCACCGACGAGGAACTGTGCGAGGCGGAAGCATGCATGTCCCGGTCGGCCGGCCACTGCATGGTGATGGGCACCGCATCCACGATGGCGTCCATGGCCGAGGCCCTCGGCATGACGCTGCCCGGCAACGCCGCCGTTCCGGCCTCGGACTCCCGCCGGCTCGTCCTGGCCGAGCTGTCCGGACGCCGCGCCGTGGAGATGGCCCTGGTCGGGGGGCCCACGCCGTCCCGGATCATGACCGCCGAGGCCTTCGACAACGCCATCCGCGCCGACATGGCCATCGGCGGATCGACGAACGCGATCATCCACCTGGTGGCGATCGCCGGCCGCCTCGGGCTGGCGTTGCCGCTGGCCCGGTTCGACACGCTGTCGCGGGGCACGCCCCTGCTGGTGAACGTCCGGCCGTCGGGCAAATACCTCATGGAGGACTTCTTCTACGCCGGCGGGCTGCCGGCGGTGCTCAACCAGCTCTTGCCGTTGCTCCATGGCGGCGCCTTGACCGTGAACGGGGCCACGCTGGCCGACAACGTGAGCACCGCCCGGTGTTACAACGACGACGTCATACGCCCGCTGGCGTTGCCGCTCGCCCCGGAGGGGGGCACCGTCGTGCTTTCGGGGAACCTCTGTCCGGACGGGGCGGTCCTCAAGCAGTCGGCCGCGTCGGCCGAACTGCTTCGGCATCGCGGCCGCGCCGTCGTCTTCGACGACCATGCCGACCTGCACCGTCGGATCGACGATCCCGGGCTGCCGATCGACGAGCAGTCCGTGCTCGTGCTCAAGCACGCCGGCCCGCGAGGGGCGCCGGGCATGCCGGAGTGGGGGGCGGCGCCGATCCCCGCCCGGCTCTTGCGGCAGGGCGTGCGGGACATGGTGCGGATCTCGGACGCCCGCATGAGCGGCACCTCGTACGGCACCGTCGTGCTCCACGTGGCGCCCGAGTCGGCCATCGGCGGCCCGCTCGGGTTGGTCCGCGACGGCGATGAGATCGAGCTCGACGTCCCCGCCCGGCGGCTGACGCTGCTGGTGACGGAAGACGAGCTTGCCCGGCGGCGCGCGGTCTGGCGCCCGCGCCCGCCACATTTCACCCGAGGCTACGGCAAGCTCTTCCTCGACCACGTCCTGCAGGCGAACGAAGGATGCGACTTCGACTTCCTGCGCGGCCAGACACCCGTACGCGTCGAGGACACGGCGGGCCCCTCGCACACCTGAAGAGCGTCCGTCAGGGCGCTTGCACGGCCGAGAGCGCCCACGACCAGCCCGTATCGTCCAGTCTCGCCGCTTCGCGGCGGCCGCCGACTGCCGATCTGACCGTCGCTCTCGAGGGTGCCGCCCCCGCCGTTGTCGTGGCCGCTCGCCAGCCCCGAACGTACACGACCCGCTCCGGGAGTGGCACCGGGGCCTGGACACGACGCACCCGCTGAACCGGGCGGGCGTCCTGCTCGTCCACCGCCGGGAGCTCGGATCGTGCGGTGAGCGACTCCCTTACCGGCGGGGTCCAGTCCAGCGGGCGAGCGGCCACCACGATCACCATCGTCGCGATCACCATCACGATCGTGGGGGGCAGCGCCATCGGGGCCTCCCAGCGGGAGAGCCCGGTCGCCCGCCAGCTGGTCAGGTCTCGACGGATCCGGCCGGTGCAACGGGGACAGACGCCGTCGGCGAGGACGACGCCGCGGCCCTTCCAGGAGGCGACACCGTACACCCGGGGATACCGGAAATAGCGGCGGTGCCAGACGCAACGCTTCAGGACCACGACACACCATGGAGCAAGTCACGTGCCTTGACACGCGGTCGCGAATTGCGCGGCCTTTCAGGGCCGACGGCCGCCCCGGGGGCGCGGATGTGCAAGCCGATGCCGTCTTGTGTGACGCTCGAGCGCATCTCTCAGGGATCCCCCCGATTCACGGAGCAACCGTCGGGCCGGCGCGAGCTCGAGCCCGGTGCGAGCGATGAGGACGGCCAGCCGGACACGGCCGCCGGCAGCCCGTAGCGCGCGACGAGCGGCCGGCGGCGAGACGGCGGCCAACTGCTGGACGAGACGCGACGCTCTGGCTCGGAGCTTGGCCGACCGCGGCTGGACGTCGATCATCAGATTCCCGTGCACCCGGCCCAGCCGGGCCATGCTGGCCATCGTCAGCGTGTTGAGGACGAGCTTCGTGACGGTGCCCGCCTTGAGGCGGGTGGAGCCGGCGAGCACCTCCGGCCCAGGCGCCACGGCGATCACGACCTCGGCGGCCGTGCGCGCGGGGCGCGGATTGCACACGACGAGCACCGTGCGAGCGGCGAGCCGGCGCGCCTCGGCGAGCCCTGCCCGCACGAAGGGGGTGACGCCGCTGGCGGAGACTCCGACCAGGACATCGCCCGCCCGCAGTCGTTGCCGCACGGTCCGTGCCGCCGCCCTGGCATCGTCTTCGGCCCCCTCGCGCGAACGGAAGACGGAGGCCCGACCGCCCGCCATGATGGCCTGTACGAGGCCCGGCGGCGTCCCGAACGTCGGCGGGCACTCGGCGGCCTCCAGGACCCCGAGGCGCCCGGAAGTGCCGGCCCCCATGAAGAAGAGCCGTCCCCCTCGGGACAGCGCCTCGACGATCAGATCCACGGCTCGGCCGACGGCGGGTACAGCGTGTCGCACGCGCCGTACGGCCGCCTGATCCTCGCGGTTCATCAAGCGAGCGATGCCGAGCGCCGTCATGCGGTCGAGCGCGCGACTCGCAGGATTTGCGCGTTCCGTGGACAGCCCGGCCCAGGGCCCCCGGCGCATGCTGGGCCGCATCGTACCGCGGATTTCTGGCCGGGCGGTCACGAGCCGGATACTATCGACGCGTGCTCCGGGTGCGTTCCGGCCTCGAGGTGCTGTTGAGAGATCGCCGAGCGCTCCTCCGGGGTCGGCACATCGCGCTCCTGGCCCACCAGGCCTCGGTCAGCTCGGGTCTCGAGCACGCCGCCCACCTGCTGCGCGGGGCGCCGGGCGGGCGGCTCGTCCGGCTCTTCGCCCCCGAGCACGGCCTCTGGGGAGCGGCTCAGGACCACGCTACGGTCGCCAGCACGCGAGAGCCGATGACCGGGCTGCCGGTGCTGAGCCTCTACGGCCGACGGCGATCGCCGGCGGCAGGAACGCTGCGGCGGCTCGACGCCGTCGTCGTGGACCTTCAGGATGTCGGGGCCCGCTACTACACCTTCGTGTGGACGATGGCGCTGACCATGTCGGCCTGCGCCCGCGCCGAGGTGCCGGTCATCGTCCTGGACCGTCCCAACCCGCTGGGCGGTGAAGTTGTGGAGGGCAACATCCCCGATCCGGCATTTGCGTCATTCGTCGGCCTCTTTCCCTTGCCGGCCCGACACGGCATGACGATCGGAGAGCTGGCGGGTTATCTCAACAGCCGTCACCGCCTCGGCTGCGACCTCACCGTGGTGGCCATGCAGGGCTGGCGCCGCCAGATGCTCTGGGAGGATACCGGGCTGCCCTGGGTCGCTCCGTCGCCGAACATGCCCACGCCCGACACCGCCCGTGTCTACCCGGGCGGGTGCCTCATCGAGGGGACGAACCTCTCCGAGGGCCGGGGCACGACGCGTCCGTTCGAATGGATCGGCGCTCCCTACCTCGATCCTCGCCGTTACGCGACGGCTCTCGAGCGTCTCGGGCTGCCCGGCGTGCGGTTCCGGCCCCTGCGCTTCCGGCCCACCTTCCACAAGTGGGCAGGGCGACTCTGCGGTGGCG containing:
- a CDS encoding NAD(P)/FAD-dependent oxidoreductase, producing MSPSFDVIVVGAGPAGAATAILLAERGLEVVVLDRARFPRPKLCGEYLSPEAARILDRLGVLKTVDLAGAAPLVGMRITAPDGTVVTGRYHAVGPFRPYRDHALGLSRTILDAVLVDRLRALPVDVREQARVSDLLWEGGQVVGVTAVDTAGRAQPLRAPLVVGADGRGSVVAHQLGCRRPHRLQRMALVAYVRGLADCRDVGEIFVDPPDYAILNPLGPDRVNLSLVVPLQHVAPWSNRLDTFFAARIRQLRHLARRLTGASWSAPVQAMGPLAYTVTPPQHGGVLLVGDAAGFYDPFTGEGVFSALRAAELVAETATRAFRLGDWSWAALAGYERARRAAFGGKERFTRALQFVVRRRGLADLVAHLLARRPALVDLLLGVAGDYVPPRALLGNRVFPRA
- a CDS encoding methyltransferase domain-containing protein, with the translated sequence MLRADREASLADIHRLNSWFGGYRLSERAIDRLIATAPRGAPLRIIDVGGGRGDLATRLIAHARRRGRALAAIVVDRDGLVRPRPGLAAVRADASALPFRPGAADVVTSSLLLHHLEPDAAARSLAEMRAAARRGVVINDLLRSRVTLALVWLVTRLFTRHPFARHDGPLSVRRAYSPQELRSIASRAGVRDLDVRRYPWLGRVVAVAS
- a CDS encoding 3-oxoacyl-[acyl-carrier-protein] synthase III C-terminal domain-containing protein — translated: MTYPRVAAVATASPPHRFTQADLLALAGYADAQRRGFFERSDIESRYLCIDPARFKPDETVDEMQARFAEGALGLGEAAARRALMRAGWGVGDLDLLVTTTCTGRLTPSLDAHLVARLGCRPDVQRAHIGDTGCASAMVALQQAWNHLRAFPSHRALVVAVEICSAAYYLDHRLESAVAHAIFADGAGALALTVEAPGPAIVVHRTLFRPEHLDAMGFEYPGGRPRIVLSKEVRRIGPAMLKDMARVLMEAQGLKQEDIRYWVLHSAGRRVLERAAGLLGLGEDEMTHARTVLRKYGNMSSATILFVLEETLRAASPMPGDWGLMIGLGPGFTAEGALLRW
- a CDS encoding gamma carbonic anhydrase family protein, encoding MPLFSFEGKRPRVHPSAFIAPTAVLIGDVTVEANASVWYNAVVRADFGPVVIRRGANVQDCAVVHVTPVNPVEIGAGATVGHTCVIHGAVLEDEALVGNGATVLDGARIGARAMVAAGALVTPGTAIPADVLAVGAPARVKGPLAGTAAEFWVRANPSGYQALAQRHKAGVGPVDA
- a CDS encoding VIT1/CCC1 transporter family protein; translation: MTLIHPERHFTGNRAVRDLVLGMADGLTVPFALAAGLSGAIDTTWIIVVAGLAEIAAGAIAMGLGGYLAARSDAEHYESERRREQREVRDKPQAEAAEVFAVLEAYGVKAEAATPLVQALQRDPDRWVDFMMRFELGLERPDPRRALRSAITIGGAYVLGGLIPLWPYMVIGHVITALTVSSAVTIVALLVFGYVKGRFTGAPPIPSALGTALIGGVAAGVAFAIAQAIT
- a CDS encoding enoyl-CoA hydratase, translated to MSDLLYEVKDRIATITLNRPDKLNAFTGPMIDAWARSLAEAQADDAVHVVVVTGAGRAFCAGGDVGRMGQGAPTPLEHKNQLWENIHRVPRTLEAMDKPVIAMVNGLAVGAGMGMCLMCDVRVAVQDARFSTGYVKVGLVPGDGDTYFLPRLVGPAKALELLWTADFIEAAEALRLGIVNRVVPTSELAEATYALARQIAEGPQIPIRMIKRLVYQSLRLDLRTHLDLVSSHMAVVRQTIDHAEGVAAFKEKRAPRFQGR
- a CDS encoding acyl-CoA dehydrogenase family protein, with protein sequence MDFDFTPEQEAFRKEVRQWLERTLPDDLRGRGFAASRADQAEIRKLRAWQKTMYEAGYVGIDWPREFGGRGATLVEQIILYQEMARAESPQPVNRGGLSMLGPTLMKYGTPAQQQRFLSRILTAEDLWCQGFSEPNAGSDLANLQTRAGRDGDTFVVTGQKVWTSMAHVADWCFLLVRTDPQAPRHKGISFLLVDMRSPGITVRPLRQMTGEAEFNEVFFDGVRVPAENLVGRLNEGWAVAITTLAYERDLLTFIRHVSLRTAVQRLVRLVQEHGRAPDRVVRQKVAGLWIGEQALQLNAYRSLTKILRGGQPGPEGSTSKLFWSQVDQELAQTATEVLGPVSQLTAGSRWALDEGQWEFYALLAQASGIRAGTSEILRNILSERVLGLPKD
- a CDS encoding glucose 1-dehydrogenase translates to MRLSGKVAIITGGGSGIGRGIAMAMAREGADIAIPDIQVLNAEKVADEIKGLGRKAMAMKADVTSAADVKTMVDRTRESFGKIDILVNNAGMAAPPGMPFTNNTEEDWDRTFAVNTKSVFLACKAVAPYFIERKAGRIINIASIAGPLAAVTMPAYSVAKQGVITFTRVVAKELAAHRITVNAICPGVLWTDFWQKLAAHIAQTNPAFAGLTPRQVFDKRVSDIVPMKCEQEPEDIGAAAVFLASDEARYITGQALMVDGGCVMW
- a CDS encoding IlvD/Edd family dehydratase, which encodes MTAQPLRSRNWFGRRDLDGFVHRSWLKTEGFSDLVFDGRPVIGIANSWSELTTCNAHLRQVADAVKRGVWSAGGFPLEFPTISLGEVLMKPTTMLFRNLMAMDVEECLRAYPLDAVVLLSGCDKTTPAMLMGAASADIPAIMVTGGPMLRGKWRTEELGSGTDAWRLWAERRAGRLTDEELCEAEACMSRSAGHCMVMGTASTMASMAEALGMTLPGNAAVPASDSRRLVLAELSGRRAVEMALVGGPTPSRIMTAEAFDNAIRADMAIGGSTNAIIHLVAIAGRLGLALPLARFDTLSRGTPLLVNVRPSGKYLMEDFFYAGGLPAVLNQLLPLLHGGALTVNGATLADNVSTARCYNDDVIRPLALPLAPEGGTVVLSGNLCPDGAVLKQSAASAELLRHRGRAVVFDDHADLHRRIDDPGLPIDEQSVLVLKHAGPRGAPGMPEWGAAPIPARLLRQGVRDMVRISDARMSGTSYGTVVLHVAPESAIGGPLGLVRDGDEIELDVPARRLTLLVTEDELARRRAVWRPRPPHFTRGYGKLFLDHVLQANEGCDFDFLRGQTPVRVEDTAGPSHT
- the murQ gene encoding N-acetylmuramic acid 6-phosphate etherase, giving the protein MRRGPWAGLSTERANPASRALDRMTALGIARLMNREDQAAVRRVRHAVPAVGRAVDLIVEALSRGGRLFFMGAGTSGRLGVLEAAECPPTFGTPPGLVQAIMAGGRASVFRSREGAEDDARAAARTVRQRLRAGDVLVGVSASGVTPFVRAGLAEARRLAARTVLVVCNPRPARTAAEVVIAVAPGPEVLAGSTRLKAGTVTKLVLNTLTMASMARLGRVHGNLMIDVQPRSAKLRARASRLVQQLAAVSPPAARRALRAAGGRVRLAVLIARTGLELAPARRLLRESGGSLRDALERHTRRHRLAHPRPRGGRRP
- a CDS encoding DUF1343 domain-containing protein; the encoded protein is MLRVRSGLEVLLRDRRALLRGRHIALLAHQASVSSGLEHAAHLLRGAPGGRLVRLFAPEHGLWGAAQDHATVASTREPMTGLPVLSLYGRRRSPAAGTLRRLDAVVVDLQDVGARYYTFVWTMALTMSACARAEVPVIVLDRPNPLGGEVVEGNIPDPAFASFVGLFPLPARHGMTIGELAGYLNSRHRLGCDLTVVAMQGWRRQMLWEDTGLPWVAPSPNMPTPDTARVYPGGCLIEGTNLSEGRGTTRPFEWIGAPYLDPRRYATALERLGLPGVRFRPLRFRPTFHKWAGRLCGGVQLHVTDRGRFKPFLSGLALLAVAQRQAPRSFAWRQPPYEFEPRRLPIDILLGTDLIRQGLQRNTALATLERRWRPALSAWMRSRRPFLMYR